In Trichoplusia ni isolate ovarian cell line Hi5 chromosome 13, tn1, whole genome shotgun sequence, the genomic window AACCCGAACTGCGGCTACATGTATGTGGTGGACACCAGGCCAAGGGTAAACACCAGTATCTAGTGTTGTAGGAATAGGTGGCTCTAGGAGAAATAGGGGTCTACCAGGATAGATATACttcccgcggtcggtgtatgaaggtttgcaacgcattgccatacaccgacacaaaaacgcgtaTGACGCGATTCAGGTTtatcagtaaaagtctgacactacccatttcctcccccgagggagtgggtgtccatgaggattccccgtACTTCAATCACATATAGGGTACAGAAAAAGTTTATACATTAAGCGTGGGGTTGAATCTGTAAGACATGGAACTTAGTATAAATACCTCAAAACACTCTGTCGATGTGTCTCAGTTGATGTAATTTTTGTatagattgttttttaatgCCATTTCCATAGAAAATAGTGGTCATTGACTAACAAATGGCAatgaattatatattataatgtctgtcggtcaccggtgaccccGACGTTCCAACGTTTACAAAATCAAGCTGTTACTTCATAACAAACCCTTTTATATGTCGAGTAGGTAGATTATTCAGTGCAATTAATCTGATATGAATATGTTTCTTAGATCAATGCCATGGTGAACCGCGCAGCTGGCAAGGGTTACGAGAACGAAGCCTTCTATGAGAACATCAAGTTCCAGTTCATGGGCATCGGGAACATTCACGTCATGAGGAAGAGTCTGCAGAAGCTCGTAGAGAGTAAGTGAACAATATTTCaactatagtaaggccaacgagacgagataaagaatgtaaacaaattttcaggggttcataatatttttatttgaataaactattataaagttcgaattttgacaaaaatgaaggaatgaaattgttcacaacatggcggccCAAACGTTGACAATTGCCGTACTGAGGATACCTCGACTCCAAATAGTGGAATCTAAAATCGTCAACCCGCAGTTACCTACTTGTCAAACTGTGCCAAAACGTTCCTAATACGGGACGACGCCTGTGCCCAGCTGTTGATGTAATcttatgtttatataataaataattattgtatataACATGTGTTGAATGTATTTTTCAGCTTGTGAACAGAATACTCCTACAATGTCGTCATTCCTGAACGGATTGGAATCTTCCGGTTGGCTCAAACATATTAAGTAAGTTAAGGTTTGTCCTAAGCTACCCTGTAAACGGATCAAAAAATGCCTGGATATtgatcaactttttttttactttgaattcCAAACTTTAATGTGacgaatatttttacttttttatgcaAATCAAATGATATAGCAATCGGGCGATACTTTTCGTTGACTTATGTGACTTtgactataaattataatgaatctgaACGGTTTagaaatatcaaaatagaaTCTTCCTATACATTTTACACTTTTGCGAGCGCCATCCCGAAACAACCCTTCTTGCCGCCATTTTGTCATTTCGTTGCATGTTGAATGAATTGGAATATGAATAGAGACACCGCCTCGATCGTGCCTTATCAGAAATGAAATTATCCTATACATTTtagggctgatttttcaatcgccggataacttttattcgacgaatatgtgtGATGTTTTGACAGGTTTTGTACAGCAAAACATGTCAAAGGGCCATATTTGTTGCtcagatataatataatattccacaactttcacacaacgccttACCTTACCTCGgataactgatgattgaaaaatcgggcctaagcCTTCGTTGTCATTACCAGGTCCATTCTAGACACGTCGTGGTGGATCGCGAGCGCGCTGGAGAGCGGCGTGAGCGTGTGCGTGCACTGCAGCGACGGCTGGGACCGCACCGCGCAGGTCTGCTCGCTGGCCGCGCTCTGTCTCGAACCACACTACCGGACCATTAACGGCTACCAGGTAAATTGGGCCTTTCTTATAGAATAATAGAcgcaccaggctgtatctcatgataaattgatagttgaaatttaataaatggtAATAAACCAGAGtaagaaattaatagatttaaaaaatctaaatacccacgtttttaaatgtactccattaaaattttatcagtCGCTCCAGCCGTttgtatagttgtaaattgcattgtcatcaggtttgaagctaacctgaaaatttaatttcagcctgctagcttagcgggaagtgcctcaaaatttagttgcaaaaatccaaccggaacgattCACAAAGATACAAACTAGAAAGTGAGTGCATGATAACgtgaaaaaaataaggtttttctCCATACAAGACATGCATTTTTCGGATGTCATTTGTATATTAGTAACAGTCGATATGGGTAGTCAGAAGGCAGCATTCAGGCAACTAGTTTTTCTAATTTCAATATacaaggttgttttttttattaccaggCATTGATTGAAAAGGACTGGCTATCGTTCGGTCACAAGTTCACTGCTCGTTGCGGGCACATCGCGTGCGACGGCCGCGAGAGGTCGCCTGTCTTCACGCAGCTACTGGATTGCACGTGGCAACTGCTGCGACAAAAACCAGAGGTAACAACTGAAGCTAGAACAAGGTAAAATAGTAAGGTGTCGTGGTGGCACGAgacgcaggttcgatcccaacgcaggcaaagtaccaatgtgactatTGCAAAGTTATAAGATCTTTCTTGATTTATCTAAGACACCACTGCAAAGGTGATagaaaacattgtgaggaaaTTTGGgttctaaatattggaatctaaaatcgcctgcagtgagctagcgtggtgaatAGTGCTCAAAACTTTTCCTATACGGGATATGGCCTTTGGCCTAGCAGTAGGGCGTATAAAAACTGgtgttattatttagtttataccCAAGATTAGCACAGTTTTtatccctattttttttttatttatttaataatttatgtacacacacaagaggtcttaaaagtaacataacataaatataaatgatgtacaagggtactgcttatttcttaagaaatctctgccagcagacccgcgaaagGAGAAGTCGTCAATATTGGCAGTCATGGTGTGTGGctcaattaaactaataaatcaattaacacTAATATATACTAcacataactaaaaatatattttaatatatagatatatatatgcatacatacataggtataaatactatatgtatatatatgtatatccaaAATAAATCAGTCATGAGagagataatattttatgttcccgtgggatcatttttgatatAGAAATATTTGTACACTCAGCCAGCGAAATTGGTATCGTATTTGTAAGGTAATAGGTGCTTTTATCGAGTCCTGCCTCATATCAACAAGcagatcaaaaatatttaattataataattactttcagGCGTTCCAGTTCAACGAACGTTTTCTGTTGACGCTCCACGATCACGCGCACGCTTGTCAATATGGCACGTTCATAGGCAACTGTGAGAAGGATAGGCGCGATCTACGGTATGCAAAACAGATTCACTAGAACTCAATGTCCATCAAatcaatttatatgtaaatacatcACCCTTGTGCAAAAGTTATGCAAAAGCACGTCAGCTATTGCTATCATAGttgctttttttaaacgtttcccgcattaaggaatttattccGTGTCCACAAACGTTCAATTCGCATGCACATTTGTTTCATAGTACAGGATTGAAAGGCATAATTCAATAACGTAATTAATCAACGTTTTTTCACGTCTCTATTAATActgttcttaatatttaaacagtatAAATATTAAGAGGTATTTACAAATTtctaataaaagttattatgtatttaaatttcaaaagcaACCAATTAAGTCCTTcagttagataaaaaaaaaccgacacacggtattttttcctttttctaaaTTACAAAAAGTAGTTGATATTGGTAAAACTCCCCGTGACACAACAAGTGAATTCCTTAGTGTCGAAATCGattatggaaaaaatatatttaaaaaaaaacttctgtcGCTGGGTGGACACGCATCTAATttgttgtgttattattttctgttttatgtttACAGATTGTCCGAACGCACATTTTCCTTATGGGGTTATATGGCGAGCCATCTAAATGAGTACAAGAATCCTCTCTACAACCCTAAGGCACATCCTGACGTCTTGAAGCCGGACCTTAGTGCTCAGAGTATCAGGTGCGTATTCTTTCACACAACAATAGCTGTTccgaggaactcgttatgacaaggATGGTCCTCcgcggaccaaccgcgtcaagcgtagcttaacctgtgatcgatttaCATATGCagttacagcttagccacgaggTCCTTACTCGTCCTTCCTTGTtgggttattaaataaataaataaataaatgcggacaatatatacacatacattgttctgaacccaaagtaagttgcaaaagcacttgtgttatggaattcagatacaacgaaggtacaaCAAAGACCCAGCCCAGAGACAATattgaaatgtgaatttttacattgacccgaccggggatcgaacccgggacctccgGTCCTCCTTAGCGAcactttgaaaccggtgcgtacgccactcgaccacagaggTCGTCAGATagataaatgtataattattattgtaaagcacttttttttaacaactttcacacaacgccatctggtctcaaactaagcagagcttgtatcgtgagaactagacaactgataaacatacttatatactacTACATACCTAATATAGataaatgacacccagacatagaacaaatgctcgtgctcatcacacaaatatttgtcttgggtgagaatcgaacccacgacctccggtatagcagtcagggtcactaaccactagaccgacaGGCCCGTCACGCCAGTAGGTGTGTCCGTGTGTGACGTGTGCGTGTCCCAGGTTCTGGCGCGGCATGTACTGCCGCCACGAGAGCGGCGTGCACCCGCGCGAGCCGCTGTCAGACCTGCTGCCCGCCGCCGTCGACCACTGCTCCGCGCTGCAACACCACGTCAACTACCTCGCCAAGGTACTGGCTGCATACTAACTTACTATCGTTCCACCTATGTGTAATGGACTGGCCCAGCAAACAACGTTTTGTCGTAGTACAGaagaagaaatacaaaaaaaaacacttgggGAGATGAAAAATAGACGTCCGATTGTCAGACCTACCCagtatgcacacaaaatttcattaaaattgggTAAGCCGTTTCGGATGAGTTCATTTTCataccgtgacacgagaattttgttcattaaaataaaggaTTATAGACCTCgaaattgttgtttaaaaatcaCTACACTAACGAGTCTCGTCCCGTTGGCACCGTATTGCAACATCATCAAATATGCGAAATTACTAATGCAAATCCCGTACTATTCTAGAAAAATCATCCTTAAGCCGTTACCTTAGAGCtgtcttttcattattttactttgtcCAAACTCACTCCCTTGCATTAAGTAACCTCATTTGTTCATATTTGCTTTTTTAGAGGATAACGACATTCAAGAATCTCCTGTCTGGGAAACGGTCAGAGAAGGGCAACGACACCGTGGTCAACTATCAGAATGGTAATGTTAACTCCGTCGAGATTGAAACCAAGACTGAAGCACTGCAGATTGATAACAAGTGAGtatttataatagaataaaagtataaataaaagtataaataagtatttagaatagaataaaatatgtctATTTGCTTAAAACATGTTATAAAAGGATGATACAGAGAAATCATGATGAGCATACATGTTTTTCTTAACAGTAAGCATGCAAATATTGTCATTATATAATCATTTGTAATCAAAGAAATCCTTAACACTATAGAAATTATTGATTGACAACCATTCATTTTAAAGTCACTAGGTATTTTGTCAAAAACTCGTATACACAAACAGATACAACTTTTACTATATTTGGTTAATCTTGGACACAAGCAAGCTTATGGGGATCACGCCGGGTGCTAGAACTCACATTACTTTCTTATGTGAGAAGTTCCTTGTGATTCCACACAAACATGCAAGTTTCGTAAATACAGAGAGACggtttcaatttcaaataatacaatgtGAGAATTGTTAACCTTAAAGGTCACAGCTCACTAGAGCCACCCGCCATCCACGTCGCACAGCGTCGCCTTGTGCGGTTAATGTTCTGGGTATGCGCTCATTACATGAACTCCGTCACCAGATCGCCTCAATCGTAAGCCATCCACGCGCGGACGTTAGGCGGATCCCTAAGTGACAACTCGTTGCTCGCATGTTTGCCTTGCGTGACTGTGTATTCTAGTtcccggcacggatcttgagcgctcggcggtaGAGTGGGGATcactttgcgcatcgtaaaataaaacgccaatcaattgtgcgtactcgtcgtcttgaggtgcat contains:
- the LOC113500002 gene encoding myotubularin-related protein 8 (The sequence of the model RefSeq protein was modified relative to this genomic sequence to represent the inferred CDS: added 257 bases not found in genome assembly); the encoded protein is MDIVKTPKLENVQLLDKYNLRNPSKGTLYFATTHLIFVDHEMRKETWILLMHISSVERLPITTTGSPLLVRTKTFQSVFFVIPRERDCHEMHQILLRLSQPVHIDELYCFFYKSTPDDLPKSAGWNFFDIQTEYQRMNVPNDQWVLCTANKDYELCDTYPSEVYVPARASTAVLLGSASFRSRGRLPVLAYLHHNKAAIARCSQPLSGFSARCMEDEQMLDLIRRANPNCGYMYVVDTRPRINAMVNRAAGKGYENEAFYENIKFQFMGIGNIHVMRKSLQKLVETCEQNTPTMSSFLNGLESSGWLKHIKSILDTSWWIASALESGVSVCVHCSDGWDRTAQVCSLAALCLEPHYRTINGYQALIEKDWLSFGHKFTARCGHIACDGRERSPVFTQLLDCTWQLLRQKPEAFQFNERFLLTLHDHAHACQYGTFIGNCEKDRRDLRLSERTFSLWGYMASHLNEYKNPLYNPKAHPDVLKPDLSAQSIRFWRGMYCRHESGVHPREPLSDLLPAAVDHCSALQHHVNYLAKRITTFKNLLSGKRSEKGNDTVVNYQNGNVNSVEIETKTEALQIDNKLLYESGGTLSELECANHDHPLKEVTSAPSKPNNIPLITEKVGDAIPPTFELLEKEVTTVALDWKSIKNVTECSCSTPLDHFSRKHHCWGCGRCVCTRCVCARAALPALAAPRAAPLCAACRPDTP